One stretch of Clavibacter michiganensis DNA includes these proteins:
- a CDS encoding SRPBCC family protein has translation MSEPIVITRTFAAPRERVFDAWTTPADFSAWFGTAAVDVPLDTLRMDVRVGGAWSAVMRLPDGGSIDWAGEYVELDRPSRIAMTLTDRPAEPAGEPLTVDLEEVAGGATCMTMTQRAGEFTPEQREMTIQGWSAFFDVMEGLVAPGA, from the coding sequence GTGTCCGAGCCCATCGTCATCACCCGCACGTTCGCGGCCCCGAGGGAGCGCGTGTTCGACGCGTGGACCACGCCGGCCGACTTCTCCGCCTGGTTCGGCACCGCCGCGGTCGACGTGCCGCTCGACACCCTGCGCATGGACGTGCGCGTCGGCGGCGCGTGGAGCGCGGTGATGCGCCTGCCCGACGGCGGATCCATCGACTGGGCGGGGGAGTACGTCGAGCTCGACCGGCCGTCGCGCATCGCGATGACGCTGACCGACCGGCCCGCCGAGCCCGCGGGCGAGCCGCTCACGGTCGACCTCGAGGAGGTCGCGGGCGGCGCCACGTGCATGACCATGACGCAGCGCGCGGGCGAGTTCACGCCCGAGCAGCGCGAGATGACGATCCAGGGCTGGAGCGCCTTCTTCGACGTGATGGAGGGGCTGGTGGCGCCGGGCGCCTAG
- a CDS encoding histidine-type phosphatase — translation MRLRTRRRLSASVALALALGIAAGGSALPALAATGTGAAGRTYYSSKTPYQPQGTAADLAPAPAGFAPVYTESVARHGSRALSSFKYDSLTTQVWEQARSEGALTSLGRTLGPEVAKLTAANKKLGYGNLTGQGADQHRGIGARVVERLPSLFAGIDAGSDTVALESSGEARATASGKAFAEGLKRADPLLASHLPKDIQKDPDTLYFHKSAANADYQAYEDGPAVTAAVDAIHAQPRSHEAARRLLERVYTPAFVDRLAAGQFHFVDGGDGGTHVDDELDAAMMLYNLYIIAPDMTEEVSVDFDRYFAGDDADTEWFAYLLDAEDFYSKGPAFQGSDITYRMATPLLDDFLDSMDARLAGSSTAATFRFAHAETIIPFAALLGLPGSTQPVTPEAPYTYATNAWRGETVTPMAANVQWDVFRDASGRAIVRMLYDEKAIPFRAGCTPIAPGSLFYDTAEVRRCLTGAAAVDPGTTAPGASDPGRLPGSPAELAAADASAARGDTLAATGMSADELPFLAVLAIALGAAGITAVGVVRRPRKDRPAADPR, via the coding sequence ATGCGCCTCCGCACCCGCCGCCGCCTGTCCGCCTCCGTCGCGCTCGCGCTGGCCCTCGGGATCGCCGCCGGCGGATCCGCCCTCCCGGCGCTCGCCGCGACCGGCACCGGCGCGGCCGGCCGCACGTACTACAGCAGCAAGACCCCGTACCAGCCGCAGGGCACCGCGGCCGACCTCGCGCCCGCGCCCGCCGGGTTCGCGCCCGTCTACACGGAGTCGGTCGCGCGCCACGGATCCCGCGCCCTGTCGAGCTTCAAGTACGACTCCCTCACCACGCAGGTGTGGGAGCAGGCGCGATCCGAGGGCGCGCTGACGTCGCTCGGCCGGACCCTCGGCCCGGAGGTGGCGAAGCTCACGGCCGCGAACAAGAAGCTCGGCTACGGCAACCTCACGGGCCAGGGCGCCGACCAGCACCGCGGCATCGGCGCGCGCGTGGTCGAGCGGCTGCCGTCGCTCTTCGCCGGGATCGACGCGGGATCCGACACCGTCGCGCTCGAGAGCTCGGGCGAGGCGCGCGCCACCGCATCCGGCAAGGCGTTCGCCGAGGGCCTGAAGCGAGCGGATCCGCTCCTCGCCTCGCACCTGCCGAAGGACATCCAGAAGGACCCCGACACGCTCTACTTCCACAAGTCGGCCGCCAACGCCGACTACCAGGCGTACGAGGACGGGCCCGCGGTGACCGCCGCGGTGGATGCGATCCACGCCCAGCCCCGCAGCCACGAGGCCGCCCGCCGCCTGCTCGAGCGCGTCTACACGCCCGCCTTCGTCGACCGCCTCGCGGCCGGGCAGTTCCACTTCGTCGACGGCGGCGACGGCGGCACCCACGTCGACGACGAGCTCGACGCCGCGATGATGCTCTACAACCTCTACATCATCGCGCCCGACATGACGGAGGAGGTCAGCGTCGACTTCGACCGCTACTTCGCGGGCGACGACGCGGACACCGAGTGGTTCGCCTACCTGCTCGACGCGGAGGACTTCTACTCGAAGGGCCCGGCGTTCCAGGGCAGCGACATCACGTACAGGATGGCCACGCCGCTCCTCGACGACTTCCTCGACTCGATGGACGCGCGGCTCGCCGGATCCTCCACGGCCGCGACCTTCCGCTTCGCGCACGCCGAGACGATCATCCCGTTCGCGGCCCTCCTCGGCCTGCCCGGCTCGACGCAGCCCGTGACCCCGGAGGCCCCGTACACGTACGCGACGAACGCCTGGCGCGGCGAGACCGTCACACCGATGGCCGCGAACGTGCAGTGGGACGTCTTCCGCGACGCGAGCGGCCGCGCCATCGTGCGGATGCTCTACGACGAGAAGGCGATCCCGTTCCGCGCGGGCTGCACGCCCATCGCCCCGGGCTCGCTGTTCTACGACACGGCCGAGGTGCGCCGCTGCCTCACGGGCGCCGCCGCGGTGGATCCCGGGACGACCGCGCCCGGCGCGTCCGACCCCGGTCGGCTCCCGGGCTCGCCCGCCGAGCTCGCCGCCGCCGACGCCTCCGCCGCGCGCGGCGACACCCTCGCGGCCACGGGCATGTCGGCCGACGAGCTGCCGTTCCTGGCCGTCCTCGCCATCGCGCTCGGCGCGGCGGGGATCACCGCGGTGGGCGTGGTGCGGCGGCCGCGGAAGGACCGACCCGCCGCCGATCCGCGCTAG
- a CDS encoding AEC family transporter yields the protein MIGVLTGFAIIGFIIAVGYGVGRSGIAGPGAQHSLNRVAFFVATPALLFTVLAKADLHVVFSAFLLTSASAVAVAAILYLVVARILFRRPVAETTIGAASASYVNANNIGLPVAIYVLGDAQLVAPVLLLQLLVLAPTTLTVLDISSRGSASVVGILTQPLRNPMIIASMLGILIAITGLQVPDAIYEPFRLIGGAAIPIVLMAFGMSLVGRKPLAPGSGRGEIIVASVIKTVVMPLAAFLLARFAFHLDAPQTFAATVIAGLPTAQNIFNFASRYERGVVLARDTVLITTVASIPVLLVIAALLAPGT from the coding sequence ATGATCGGGGTGCTGACCGGCTTCGCCATCATCGGCTTCATCATCGCCGTGGGCTACGGCGTCGGCCGCTCCGGGATCGCGGGGCCCGGCGCCCAGCACTCCCTCAACCGCGTCGCGTTCTTCGTCGCGACGCCCGCGCTGCTGTTCACGGTGCTGGCGAAGGCCGACCTGCACGTCGTGTTCTCGGCGTTCCTGCTCACGTCGGCGAGCGCGGTGGCGGTCGCGGCGATCCTCTACCTGGTCGTGGCGCGGATCCTCTTCCGCCGGCCGGTCGCGGAGACCACCATCGGCGCGGCGTCCGCGAGCTACGTCAACGCCAACAACATCGGCCTGCCGGTCGCGATCTACGTGCTCGGCGACGCCCAGCTCGTCGCGCCCGTGCTGCTGCTCCAGCTGCTGGTGCTCGCGCCGACCACGCTCACGGTGCTCGACATCTCGAGCCGCGGATCCGCGTCGGTGGTCGGGATCCTCACGCAGCCGCTGCGCAACCCGATGATCATCGCGTCGATGCTCGGCATCCTCATCGCGATCACCGGGCTGCAGGTCCCCGACGCGATCTACGAGCCCTTCCGGCTGATCGGCGGCGCGGCGATCCCCATCGTGCTGATGGCGTTCGGCATGTCGCTCGTGGGGCGGAAGCCGCTCGCGCCGGGATCCGGTCGCGGCGAGATCATCGTGGCCTCGGTGATCAAGACGGTGGTGATGCCGCTCGCCGCGTTCCTGCTCGCGCGGTTCGCGTTCCACCTTGACGCGCCGCAGACGTTCGCGGCGACCGTGATCGCGGGCCTGCCGACCGCGCAGAACATCTTCAACTTCGCGTCGCGCTACGAGCGCGGCGTGGTGCTCGCGCGCGACACCGTGCTGATCACGACGGTCGCGTCGATCCCGGTGCTGCTGGTGATCGCGG